A stretch of Carya illinoinensis cultivar Pawnee chromosome 14, C.illinoinensisPawnee_v1, whole genome shotgun sequence DNA encodes these proteins:
- the LOC122293455 gene encoding phenylacetaldehyde reductase-like, protein MSTGAAEKLVCVTGASGYIASWLVKHLLRRGYTVKATVRDPNDPKKTEHLLSLDGAKEKLQLFKANLMEEGSFDSVVDGCQGVFHTASPAFHSANDPQSEIIDPAVKGTLNVLRSCAKVASMKRVIVTSSMASVLYKRKPLDSDVVVDETWFSDPAICEELKLWYQLSKTLAEEAAWKFAEEGGIDLVTMHPGFVIGPLIQPTPVSSIEAFIKLMNGTQAFPSGIYRFVDVRDVVDAHIQAFEAPAASGRYCLVGDIKHHSEVFKIVHKLYPSLHLPEKWEDGKTLVPLEKISQDKAKSLGISFIPFEVSLRDTIESLKENGILTV, encoded by the exons ATGAGTACTGGCGCTGCAGAGAAATTGGTGTGCGTCACTGGAGCTTCGGGATACATAGCATCATGGCTGGTGAAGCACTTGCTCCGACGTGGCTATACCGTCAAAGCTACAGTTCGAGACCCAA ATGATCCGAAGAAAACTGAGCATTTACTTTCACTTGATGGAGCCAAAGAGAAACTTCAGCTATTCAAAGCAAATTTAATGGAAGAAGGGTCTTTTGATTCTGTAGTTGATGGATGCCAAGGTGTTTTTCATACAGCATCCCCCGCTTTTCATTCAGCCAATGACCCACAG TCAGAAATAATTGATCCAGCAGTGAAGGGAACACTTAACGTTCTTAGATCCTGTGCAAAAGTTGCTTCTATGAAGAGAGTGATTGTAACATCTTCTATGGCTTCAGTTCTCTACAAAAGAAAACCTCTGGACTCTGATGTGGTTGTTGACGAGACTTGGTTTTCAGATCCAGCTATATGTGAGGAGTTGAAG CTCTGGTATCAGCTCTCAAAAACCTTAGCTGAGGAGGCTGCTTGGAAATTTGCTGAAGAGGGTGGAATAGATTTGGTTACAATGCATCCAGGCTTTGTTATTGGTCCACTCATACAGCCAACTCCTGTTTCTAGCATTGAGGCTTTTATAAAGCTGATGAATG GAACTCAAGCATTTCCTAGTGGGATTTATAGATTTGTTGATGTTAGAGATGTTGTTGATGCACATATTCAGGCATTTGAGGCTCCTGCTGCTAGTGGTAGATACTGTTTAGTTGGCGATATTAAACACCATTCTGAGGTTTTCAAGATAGTGCACAAACTCTACCCCAGTTTGCACCTGCCTGAAAA ATGGGAAGATGGCAAGACTCTGGTACCACTCGAGAAGATATCCCAAGACAAAGCCAAAAGTTTGGGTATTAGCTTCATTCCTTTTGAAGTGAGTCTTAGGGACACCATTGAAAGCTTGAAGGAAAATGGCATCCTCACTGTGTGA